A single region of the Streptomyces sp. NBC_00425 genome encodes:
- a CDS encoding thioredoxin family protein — protein MAKRVHRPREDAEFDFILRTSAVPVLAYFTGTWPKAIEPCREMDLVVSAVADDCTGRLTAVRTDITRCPAATERYGITGAPSYVLLKEGAAVAHGTGPTTVAELRKLLEGHL, from the coding sequence ATGGCGAAGCGGGTCCACCGACCCCGTGAGGACGCGGAGTTCGATTTCATCCTCCGGACGAGCGCAGTCCCGGTCCTCGCCTACTTCACCGGGACATGGCCCAAGGCCATCGAGCCCTGCCGGGAGATGGACCTCGTCGTCAGTGCCGTCGCCGACGACTGCACGGGCCGCCTGACGGCCGTCCGCACCGACATCACGCGCTGTCCGGCCGCAACCGAGCGGTACGGGATCACCGGAGCCCCCTCCTACGTCCTGCTGAAGGAGGGGGCGGCGGTGGCGCACGGCACAGGGCCCACGACCGTCGCCGAGCTGCGGAAGCTCCTGGAGGGCCACCTCTGA
- a CDS encoding helix-turn-helix domain-containing protein, with translation MSHVIRRASELALDETTVTALRAALRTTADEVVQAIIDEVPPYANALSGHMGATIRRAVRTALGHYLDLASGNATGGDAGDAAYELGRGEVRDGRSMDALLSAYRVGARVAWRGLAAGAVPAGLPAAEVAKFAELTFAYIDELSAASAAGHADELAARGRAHERHLEHLARDLLAGASPDMLLASAQRAGWQPPVSLTAVLLPAAQARPAYRTLDPSTLVLDDSPDATGVLLVPDADRSHLLRQLTDRAAVVGPARPWIRASASYARAARARSLSCDIRDTEDHLPELVLSADADAFADLRARALAPLQALPVATARRLEETLRAWLLHQGRRDEAAAALFVHPQTVRYRMSQLRELFPDLASPHRVLELTLAVGLRTG, from the coding sequence ATGAGTCATGTGATCCGCAGAGCCAGCGAGCTGGCCCTGGACGAGACGACGGTCACCGCACTGCGGGCCGCACTGAGGACCACCGCCGACGAGGTCGTCCAGGCGATCATCGACGAGGTCCCGCCCTACGCCAACGCCCTGTCGGGACACATGGGCGCCACCATCCGCCGGGCCGTGCGCACCGCCCTCGGGCACTACCTGGACCTCGCGAGCGGGAACGCCACAGGCGGCGACGCCGGTGACGCGGCCTACGAGCTGGGCCGCGGCGAGGTACGCGACGGCCGCTCGATGGACGCCCTGCTCAGCGCCTACCGCGTCGGCGCACGCGTGGCCTGGCGAGGCCTGGCGGCGGGCGCCGTACCCGCAGGGCTGCCCGCCGCCGAGGTCGCCAAGTTCGCCGAGCTGACCTTCGCCTACATCGACGAGCTCTCCGCCGCGAGCGCCGCGGGCCACGCCGACGAACTGGCCGCCCGGGGCAGGGCCCACGAGCGCCACCTGGAACACCTGGCCCGCGACCTCCTCGCCGGCGCGAGCCCGGACATGCTGCTGGCCTCCGCCCAACGCGCCGGATGGCAGCCTCCGGTCTCGCTGACCGCGGTCCTGCTGCCCGCCGCCCAGGCCCGGCCCGCCTACCGCACGCTCGACCCGAGCACCCTCGTCCTCGACGACTCCCCGGACGCCACCGGCGTGCTCCTCGTCCCCGACGCCGACCGGTCACATCTCCTGCGGCAGCTGACCGACCGCGCGGCCGTGGTCGGCCCGGCCCGCCCGTGGATTCGCGCGTCGGCCTCGTACGCACGGGCCGCACGCGCGCGCTCCCTCTCCTGCGACATCCGCGACACCGAGGACCACCTGCCCGAGCTGGTGCTGAGCGCCGACGCGGACGCCTTCGCAGACCTGCGCGCCCGAGCCCTCGCACCGTTGCAGGCCCTGCCCGTCGCGACCGCACGGCGGCTGGAGGAGACGCTGCGGGCGTGGCTGCTGCACCAGGGCAGACGGGACGAGGCGGCGGCGGCGCTGTTCGTCCATCCCCAGACCGTCCGGTACCGCATGTCCCAGCTGCGGGAGCTGTTTCCCGACCTCGCATCGCCCCACCGGGTCCTTGAACTGACACTGGCGGTCGGCCTGCGGACCGGCTGA
- a CDS encoding GNAT family N-acetyltransferase: MTAANQPATVHLRAFTEADLGFLDRLCTDPDALGEFEWPGFGDPRARRKRWEIDGRISAESAAVAIVLADDTVVGIAGWRPRGFPSGVTYEIGVGVLPEHRGQGVGTAAQKLLVDYLFGRTTANRIEALTNGGNLGEQKALERLGFCREGVMRGRSFQHGAYVDVLVYGLLRTEHRPGTP, translated from the coding sequence ATGACCGCAGCGAACCAGCCGGCCACAGTCCACTTGAGGGCGTTCACCGAGGCCGACCTCGGCTTCCTCGACCGCCTCTGCACGGACCCCGATGCGCTCGGCGAGTTCGAGTGGCCCGGATTCGGTGATCCGAGGGCACGCCGCAAGCGGTGGGAGATCGACGGGCGCATCTCCGCCGAGTCTGCGGCGGTTGCGATCGTGCTGGCCGACGACACGGTTGTCGGCATCGCCGGCTGGAGGCCCCGCGGCTTCCCGTCGGGTGTCACCTACGAGATCGGCGTGGGGGTGCTGCCCGAGCATCGTGGACAGGGGGTGGGCACGGCGGCGCAGAAGCTGCTCGTGGATTACCTGTTCGGCCGCACGACTGCGAACAGAATCGAAGCCCTCACCAACGGCGGCAACCTCGGAGAGCAGAAAGCCCTCGAACGCCTGGGGTTTTGCCGGGAAGGGGTCATGCGCGGCAGGTCCTTTCAACACGGCGCGTATGTCGATGTGCTCGTCTACGGTCTGCTCCGCACCGAGCATCGTCCCGGAACGCCATGA
- a CDS encoding ferredoxin reductase: protein MVTTPLLPSDYLDLVSPLRAGADLRGRIEAVHPETGDAATVVIRPGRGWRGHTAGQYVRIGVDVDGVRLWRAYSITSPTSREDGRVTITVKAIPDGKVSNHLVRRARPGTLIQLDQATGDFVLPQAKPAKVLYLTAGSGITPVMGMLRDTGFDDVVMVHCAPRPHDVIFRDELHGLAAEGKLRLTEVHTDTDGVLDIARLDELVPDWAERETWACGPAGLLDAAEQHWSEHGVEKRLHTERFRPSIVVAGDGGEVTFSASGKTVDADGATPLLDVGEEAGVLMPSGCRMGICFGCITPLKAGAVRDLRTGEITEAEPGVLIQTCVSAAAGPCDIER, encoded by the coding sequence ATGGTCACGACGCCGCTGCTGCCGTCGGACTACCTCGACCTGGTCAGCCCGCTGCGTGCGGGCGCTGACCTGCGTGGGCGCATCGAGGCGGTGCACCCCGAGACGGGTGACGCCGCGACTGTCGTGATCAGGCCGGGACGGGGCTGGCGCGGCCACACGGCCGGTCAGTACGTGCGGATCGGGGTCGACGTCGACGGGGTGCGCCTGTGGCGTGCCTACTCCATCACCTCGCCGACAAGCCGTGAGGACGGCCGCGTCACGATCACCGTGAAGGCGATCCCGGACGGCAAGGTCAGCAACCATCTGGTCCGCAGGGCGAGACCGGGCACGCTGATCCAGCTCGACCAGGCGACCGGTGACTTCGTGCTGCCGCAGGCCAAGCCGGCCAAGGTGCTCTATCTGACGGCCGGCAGCGGCATCACGCCGGTGATGGGCATGCTGCGCGACACCGGGTTCGACGACGTCGTCATGGTCCACTGCGCGCCACGGCCGCACGACGTGATCTTCCGCGACGAGCTGCACGGCCTGGCCGCGGAGGGGAAGCTGCGTCTCACCGAGGTGCACACCGACACGGACGGCGTGCTCGACATCGCCCGTCTCGACGAACTCGTGCCCGACTGGGCCGAGCGCGAGACCTGGGCCTGCGGGCCCGCGGGCCTGCTCGACGCCGCCGAACAGCACTGGAGCGAGCACGGCGTCGAGAAGCGCCTGCACACCGAGCGCTTCCGCCCGAGCATCGTCGTCGCCGGCGACGGCGGCGAGGTCACGTTCAGCGCCTCCGGCAAGACGGTCGACGCGGACGGCGCCACGCCGTTGCTGGACGTCGGCGAGGAGGCCGGCGTGCTCATGCCCTCCGGGTGCCGCATGGGCATCTGCTTCGGCTGCATCACGCCGCTCAAGGCGGGCGCCGTCCGCGACCTGCGCACCGGCGAGATCACCGAGGCCGAGCCCGGCGTCCTCATCCAGACCTGTGTGTCCGCCGCTGCGGGCCCCTGCGACATCGAACGGTAG
- a CDS encoding fatty acid desaturase family protein, producing the protein MTAIDPTAHLSAEQIEELGRELDAIRDEVIAGRGEKDAAYIRKVISAQRKLELVSRGVLLFSLFPPAWLIGTAGLSVAKIMDNMEIGHNILHGQWDWMRDPKIHSTTWEWDHVSPSEQWKHSHNELHHTYTNVIGKDNDLGYGIMRVDEDQKWHPFHLGQPLWNFLNACFFEYGIAAYDLELGKNLHKRRRGNPEFRARARAVGRKIRGQVLKDYVIHPLLSGPSFLPTLAATFTANLVRNVWTHSVIMCGHFPEGVQVFERRSIRGETRGQWYLRQMMGSANISGSKAMHFMTGNLSHQIEHHLFPDLPSNRYAEVAVKVRALFEKYELEYVTGPLPKQVFSAWHKVFRLSLPNKKKPAVKTPDREREQELVAA; encoded by the coding sequence TTGACCGCCATCGACCCCACCGCCCACCTGAGCGCGGAGCAGATCGAGGAGCTCGGCCGCGAGCTGGACGCGATCCGCGACGAGGTGATCGCCGGCCGCGGCGAGAAGGACGCCGCCTACATCCGCAAGGTCATCTCGGCGCAGCGCAAGCTCGAGCTGGTCAGCCGGGGCGTGCTGCTGTTCTCGCTCTTCCCGCCGGCGTGGCTGATCGGCACCGCCGGGCTGTCCGTGGCGAAGATCATGGACAACATGGAGATCGGCCACAACATCCTGCACGGCCAGTGGGACTGGATGCGGGACCCGAAGATCCACTCCACCACCTGGGAGTGGGATCACGTCTCGCCGTCCGAGCAGTGGAAGCACTCGCACAACGAGCTGCACCACACGTACACCAACGTGATCGGCAAGGACAACGACCTCGGCTACGGCATCATGCGCGTCGACGAGGACCAGAAGTGGCACCCCTTCCACCTCGGCCAGCCGCTGTGGAACTTCCTCAACGCCTGCTTCTTCGAGTACGGCATCGCCGCGTACGACCTGGAGCTCGGCAAGAACCTGCACAAGCGCCGCCGGGGGAACCCGGAGTTCCGGGCGCGGGCCCGGGCCGTGGGCCGCAAGATCCGGGGGCAGGTCCTCAAGGACTACGTGATCCACCCGCTGCTGTCGGGGCCGTCGTTCCTGCCCACGCTCGCCGCCACGTTCACCGCGAACCTGGTCCGCAACGTCTGGACCCACTCGGTGATCATGTGCGGGCACTTCCCCGAGGGCGTGCAGGTCTTCGAGCGCCGGTCGATCAGGGGCGAGACGCGCGGCCAGTGGTACCTGCGCCAGATGATGGGCTCGGCGAACATCAGCGGCAGCAAGGCCATGCACTTCATGACCGGCAACCTCTCGCACCAGATCGAGCACCACCTGTTCCCGGACCTGCCGAGCAACCGGTACGCCGAGGTCGCGGTGAAGGTGCGCGCGCTGTTCGAGAAGTACGAGCTGGAGTACGTCACCGGGCCGCTGCCCAAGCAGGTGTTCTCCGCGTGGCACAAGGTCTTCCGGCTCTCGCTGCCGAACAAGAAGAAGCCCGCAGTCAAGACGCCGGACCGTGAGCGGGAGCAGGAGCTCGTCGCCGCCTGA
- a CDS encoding DUF6193 family natural product biosynthesis protein has protein sequence MSFRERGVTMAKGDTTRLDEAATAIGVWQAGADLKDLRSACPFVHYGPLAEAHERGTAVETMWTIYRQTTATHVDHDLIEAAYAEPRLRALFPFHSHRSLNFSRCTGFPYTHDVPVITSVDGKYRVTWWKTRSPHGPADIGETENPHDAVALVLVHLPAGCGPAVAGTADDLDTSDSA, from the coding sequence ATGAGTTTCCGGGAACGCGGCGTCACGATGGCCAAGGGCGACACAACACGCTTGGACGAGGCTGCCACGGCCATCGGAGTCTGGCAGGCCGGCGCTGACCTGAAAGATCTGCGATCCGCATGCCCGTTCGTCCACTACGGGCCTTTGGCCGAAGCCCACGAGCGCGGCACCGCCGTCGAGACCATGTGGACGATCTACCGGCAGACCACGGCGACTCACGTCGACCACGACCTTATCGAGGCTGCATACGCTGAGCCGCGGTTGCGAGCACTCTTCCCCTTTCACAGCCACAGGTCGCTGAACTTCAGCCGCTGCACCGGATTCCCCTACACCCACGATGTTCCGGTGATTACCTCCGTGGACGGGAAATACCGCGTCACCTGGTGGAAGACTCGCTCGCCGCACGGCCCGGCGGACATCGGAGAGACTGAGAACCCTCATGACGCGGTCGCTCTGGTCCTCGTCCACCTTCCCGCCGGCTGCGGGCCGGCGGTCGCCGGCACTGCCGACGATCTCGACACATCAGATTCCGCATAA